The following are from one region of the Candidatus Krumholzibacteriia bacterium genome:
- a CDS encoding RluA family pseudouridine synthase has translation MNTFPKQQLTLTCQVDPYRSGWTVVQFLAHRFKYHTAEGWEQRVRDRWVHVNQSEVEPEHVVNRGDVIHYTIWHAEPPVDDDYTVLFEDEHYLAVAKSGNCPVHACGIYIVNTLIARLRGDFGPRVTLAHRLDRETSGVVMLARNREANRRLARMFERGEVAKTYRAVVFGNVVQTDFVIDAPIGKVDARIQYPVEYAWGKENDLATYLPKRRVDPAGKPARTRVEVTARAERFTSLRLTPEQGRTNQIRVHLAHIGHPLVGDKIYGLAGEIRDEQMREGLTERVRAALVLERHALHGETLDFVHPMTGERLTISAPVPDDMRELLTPSIS, from the coding sequence ATGAACACGTTCCCCAAACAGCAACTCACGCTCACCTGCCAGGTCGATCCCTACCGCTCCGGCTGGACGGTGGTTCAGTTCCTCGCCCACCGCTTCAAGTACCACACCGCCGAGGGATGGGAGCAGCGCGTGCGCGACCGCTGGGTGCACGTGAACCAGAGCGAGGTGGAGCCGGAGCACGTGGTGAACCGCGGCGACGTCATCCATTACACAATCTGGCATGCGGAACCGCCGGTGGACGACGACTACACGGTGCTCTTCGAGGACGAGCACTACCTGGCGGTGGCCAAGTCCGGGAACTGTCCGGTGCACGCGTGCGGGATCTACATCGTCAACACGCTCATCGCGCGGCTGCGTGGCGACTTCGGCCCCAGGGTCACGCTGGCGCACCGGCTCGATCGCGAGACCAGCGGCGTGGTGATGCTGGCCCGCAACCGCGAGGCCAATCGCCGTCTGGCGCGCATGTTCGAGCGCGGTGAGGTGGCCAAGACCTACCGCGCGGTGGTGTTCGGGAACGTGGTGCAGACCGACTTCGTCATCGACGCGCCCATCGGCAAAGTGGACGCACGCATTCAGTACCCGGTGGAGTACGCATGGGGGAAGGAGAACGACCTCGCCACCTACCTCCCCAAGCGCCGCGTAGACCCCGCCGGCAAACCCGCGCGCACGCGGGTGGAGGTGACCGCTCGCGCGGAGCGCTTCACATCGCTGCGGCTCACGCCGGAGCAGGGGCGCACCAACCAGATCCGCGTCCACCTGGCCCACATCGGGCACCCGCTGGTGGGCGACAAGATCTACGGCCTGGCCGGGGAAATTCGCGACGAGCAGATGCGCGAGGGGCTTACCGAGCGCGTTCGGGCGGCCCTGGTGCTGGAGCGTCACGCGCTGCACGGCGAGACGCTCGACTTTGTTCATCCCATGACCGGGGAACGGTTGACGATTTCGGCACCCGTGCCGGATGATATGCGGGAGCTCCTGACGCCTTCGATCTCCTGA
- a CDS encoding branched-chain amino acid aminotransferase, whose amino-acid sequence MQKADLKWGELPFDYVRTDCHLVYSYRDGKWDAGEVVEGDEITLSIAATCLHYGQECFEGLKVHETQDGRACAFRPDANAARMVYTATKLLMAPPPPELFVSAVERVVALNRRFIPPYGSGASLYVRPLLIGTTGTVGIKPSREYKLLVFVSPVGPYFKTGLKPVRLWVETEVDRASPGGVGDAKTGGNYSAGLRATWGARDRGFAEVLFLDAPEKKYVNESGSSNFFAITKDGRYVTPKSPSILASITNKSLMQLAKDMGMPVEQRVVPVTELPSFTEAGLCGTATIIAPVYAIQHGNKLIQYCGPDQVGPVSEKLRASLVAIQNGDAPDPHGWLHEINLD is encoded by the coding sequence ATGCAAAAGGCAGATCTCAAGTGGGGTGAACTGCCGTTTGACTATGTGCGAACGGATTGCCATCTCGTTTATTCATATCGCGATGGCAAGTGGGATGCGGGCGAAGTGGTGGAAGGCGACGAGATCACGCTTTCCATCGCCGCCACGTGCCTCCACTACGGTCAGGAGTGCTTCGAGGGTCTCAAGGTTCACGAGACACAGGACGGTCGCGCCTGCGCCTTTCGGCCGGATGCAAACGCCGCGCGCATGGTGTATACCGCCACCAAGCTCCTCATGGCGCCGCCGCCGCCAGAGCTCTTCGTGAGCGCCGTGGAGCGCGTGGTGGCACTGAACCGGCGCTTCATCCCACCCTACGGTAGCGGCGCGTCGCTCTATGTGCGCCCGCTGCTCATTGGAACCACGGGAACCGTCGGCATCAAGCCGTCGCGCGAATACAAATTGCTCGTTTTCGTGAGTCCGGTGGGCCCGTACTTCAAGACGGGCCTCAAGCCGGTGCGCCTGTGGGTGGAGACGGAAGTCGATCGCGCGTCGCCCGGTGGCGTTGGTGACGCCAAGACGGGCGGCAACTATTCGGCCGGACTTCGTGCCACCTGGGGTGCGCGCGACCGCGGTTTCGCGGAGGTTCTCTTCCTCGATGCCCCGGAAAAGAAATACGTCAACGAGTCGGGCAGTTCGAACTTCTTTGCCATCACCAAGGACGGCAGGTACGTGACACCCAAGTCACCGTCGATCCTCGCCAGCATCACCAACAAGAGCCTCATGCAGCTGGCGAAGGACATGGGCATGCCGGTCGAGCAGCGCGTGGTGCCGGTGACGGAGTTGCCTTCGTTCACGGAAGCGGGCCTGTGTGGCACCGCGACCATCATCGCGCCGGTCTATGCGATTCAGCATGGCAACAAGCTCATTCAGTACTGCGGACCCGACCAGGTCGGACCCGTGAGTGAGAAGTTGCGCGCGTCACTGGTGGCGATTCAGAACGGCGACGCACCGGATCCACACGGCTGGTTGCACGAGATCAATCTGGACTAG